In Devosia chinhatensis, the following are encoded in one genomic region:
- a CDS encoding ATP-binding cassette domain-containing protein, with amino-acid sequence MLDTTTPLVEMTDISISFGGIRAVDHASISLHRGEVVGLLGHNGAGKSTLIKILSGAYRRDTGDIRINGEAATINNPRDAKAYGIETIYQQLAVADNVDAAANLFLGREMVTALGTLDDAAMESKAREVMGRLNPNFRRFKEPVKALSGGQRQSVAIARAILFNARILIMDEPTAALGPQETAQVGELIKQLKADGIGIFLISHDIHDVFDLADRVVVMKNGQVVGQARTTDVTKDEVLGMIIMGKVPPGATAGPGAISS; translated from the coding sequence ATGCTGGACACTACTACTCCACTGGTCGAGATGACCGATATCTCGATCTCCTTCGGAGGAATCCGGGCCGTCGATCACGCCTCGATCAGCCTGCATCGCGGCGAGGTCGTGGGGCTGCTCGGCCATAATGGGGCCGGCAAGTCGACGCTGATCAAGATTCTCTCTGGTGCATATCGACGGGATACAGGCGACATTCGCATCAACGGCGAGGCGGCAACGATCAATAACCCGCGTGACGCCAAGGCCTACGGGATCGAAACGATCTACCAGCAGCTTGCTGTCGCCGATAATGTCGATGCCGCCGCCAACCTGTTTCTGGGCCGCGAAATGGTGACCGCGCTGGGCACACTCGACGATGCTGCGATGGAGTCTAAGGCGCGTGAAGTCATGGGAAGACTTAACCCGAACTTCCGCCGCTTCAAGGAACCGGTAAAGGCGCTGTCCGGGGGTCAGCGACAATCGGTGGCTATCGCGCGCGCCATCCTGTTCAACGCCCGCATCCTGATCATGGACGAGCCAACCGCGGCGCTGGGTCCGCAGGAAACGGCCCAGGTTGGCGAGCTCATCAAGCAGCTTAAGGCCGACGGCATCGGCATCTTCCTGATCAGCCATGATATCCACGATGTCTTCGATCTTGCCGACCGCGTCGTTGTGATGAAAAACGGCCAGGTCGTCGGGCAGGCAAGGACCACCGATGTCACCAAGGATGAAGTACTTGGCATGATTATCATGGGTAAGGTGCCCCCCGGTGCCACGGCGGGGCCTGGAGCGATTTCGAGCTGA
- the cysD gene encoding sulfate adenylyltransferase subunit CysD, with protein sequence MTQTRLTHLQALEAESIDILREVAASFERPVMMYSIGKDSSVLLHLARKAFYPSKIPFPLLHVDTTFKFREMIAFRERTAEEYGFDLIRHTNQDGVRDGINPFDHGSSRYTDIMKTAALRQALTAGRYDAAIGGARRDEEKSRAKERVFSHRNASHAWDPKNQRPELWHTFNTRLNPGESMRVFPISNWTELDVWTYIYSENIPIVPLYFAKPRPVVERSGTLIMVDDERLPLLPGETPREEIVRFRTLGCYPLTGAIRSTASDLPSIIMEMQASRTSEREGRLIDSDSVGSMEKKKQEGYF encoded by the coding sequence GTGACCCAGACCCGCCTGACCCATCTGCAGGCTCTTGAAGCCGAAAGCATCGATATCCTGCGCGAAGTGGCTGCCAGCTTTGAGCGGCCGGTGATGATGTATTCGATCGGCAAGGACTCCAGCGTTCTGCTGCATCTGGCGCGCAAGGCCTTTTATCCGAGCAAGATTCCCTTTCCGCTTCTGCATGTCGACACCACCTTCAAGTTCCGCGAGATGATCGCTTTTCGCGAACGGACTGCCGAGGAATATGGCTTCGACCTCATTCGCCACACCAATCAGGACGGCGTTCGGGACGGGATCAATCCATTTGATCACGGATCGTCCCGCTATACCGACATTATGAAGACCGCTGCCCTGCGCCAGGCGCTTACGGCAGGCCGATATGATGCGGCAATCGGTGGAGCGCGGCGGGATGAAGAGAAAAGCCGCGCCAAGGAGCGCGTTTTCTCCCATCGCAATGCCAGCCATGCATGGGACCCCAAGAACCAAAGACCCGAGCTTTGGCACACGTTCAATACGCGCCTGAACCCTGGCGAGAGCATGCGGGTGTTCCCGATCTCGAATTGGACCGAGCTCGACGTCTGGACCTACATCTATTCGGAAAACATCCCCATCGTGCCGCTTTATTTCGCCAAGCCACGGCCCGTCGTCGAGCGGTCTGGCACACTGATCATGGTCGATGACGAGCGTCTGCCGCTTCTGCCCGGCGAAACGCCGCGCGAGGAGATCGTACGGTTCCGCACCCTTGGGTGCTACCCGCTTACAGGCGCCATTCGCTCGACAGCGTCCGACCTGCCATCGATCATCATGGAAATGCAGGCCAGCCGGACGTCCGAACGCGAAGGGCGCCTGATCGACAGTGACTCCGTCGGGTCGATGGAGAAGAAGAAGCAGGAAGGGTATTTCTGA
- a CDS encoding DUF1345 domain-containing protein yields the protein MMGGVGAKAIDRLMPRHAPAYFGLALGVAIFLLSLWIVPKHAIGLGANTLFITFLALTAIKLPRLSAPYLKQHAREEDTPAPGIFLIVLIVVIASVISLALALGSGDTPDAVEVTLGVASVLLGWFTVQALGALHYAYEYYQVSDKGEGSVEGGLDFPGAEEPDGVAFLYFSYTIGTSVATSDTKITSNDMRRRVTFHLVFSHLYNTIILAAAVNVMLSLGGGG from the coding sequence ATGATGGGTGGGGTAGGCGCCAAGGCAATTGACCGGCTAATGCCCCGCCACGCCCCGGCCTACTTTGGCTTGGCCTTGGGCGTTGCCATCTTCCTGCTCTCGCTCTGGATCGTGCCGAAACATGCGATCGGCCTTGGCGCCAACACACTCTTCATCACCTTCCTCGCGCTTACAGCAATAAAGCTGCCGCGCTTAAGCGCGCCCTATCTTAAGCAGCACGCACGCGAGGAAGATACGCCAGCACCGGGCATATTTCTCATCGTCCTGATCGTTGTGATTGCCTCCGTTATCTCACTGGCGCTTGCATTAGGCTCTGGAGACACTCCTGACGCAGTAGAGGTAACCCTTGGGGTCGCGTCGGTCTTGCTGGGCTGGTTCACGGTTCAGGCCCTCGGGGCGCTGCATTATGCCTATGAGTATTACCAAGTGTCCGACAAGGGCGAAGGCTCCGTCGAAGGCGGTTTGGACTTTCCAGGAGCTGAGGAACCGGATGGCGTCGCGTTCTTGTACTTTTCGTACACGATTGGCACGTCAGTGGCGACCTCCGATACCAAGATCACGTCAAATGACATGCGCCGCAGGGTAACGTTTCATCTGGTCTTTTCCCATCTATACAACACCATCATCCTGGCCGCCGCGGTCAATGTCATGTTAAGCTTGGGAGGCGGCGGCTAG
- a CDS encoding sugar ABC transporter permease, protein MTTPAHPSSFAQGPLQRFLTATEVDTRLLGMIGALAIIWVGFNIFSGGLFLTPRNLWNLSVQTASVAVMVTGMVLVIVTRNIDLSVGSILGLVGMVMGVMQTQILPVQLGLGLGHPLIWVLSLGIGIAVGVGIGALQGSIIAYLKVPAFIVTLGGYLVWRGAAWWVTAGRTVAPMDSTFQLMGGGPFGSIGALWSWVVAVIACAAIVIGLYFGRRQRRRFNFPQRPVWAEVALAVIGCGATVGAVAVANAYPWPTRIAENFANANGMTVPENGLFVSHGIAIPVLIAVGVGVAMTFLTTRTRFGRYVYAMGGNPEAAELAGINTRWVTVKIFMLMGGLCAIAAAISTARLNAATNALGTLDELYVIAAAVIGGTSLAGGVGTVAGALLGALVMQSLQSGMVLMGIDSPLQSIVVGIVLVFAVWLDTLYRRNKH, encoded by the coding sequence ATGACGACCCCAGCGCATCCCAGCAGCTTCGCGCAGGGTCCCCTGCAGCGTTTCCTCACCGCCACCGAAGTCGACACTCGCCTGCTCGGCATGATCGGCGCCCTGGCCATCATCTGGGTTGGCTTCAATATCTTCTCCGGTGGCTTGTTTCTGACGCCGCGCAATCTGTGGAACCTGTCGGTCCAGACGGCGTCCGTCGCCGTTATGGTGACCGGCATGGTGCTCGTAATTGTCACGCGCAACATCGACCTCTCAGTCGGTTCAATCCTGGGCCTGGTGGGCATGGTGATGGGCGTCATGCAGACGCAGATCCTTCCGGTGCAGCTGGGTCTCGGTCTTGGCCATCCGCTGATCTGGGTGCTTTCGCTGGGCATAGGCATCGCTGTGGGTGTCGGCATCGGGGCCCTTCAGGGATCGATCATCGCCTACCTCAAGGTTCCGGCCTTCATCGTGACTCTCGGCGGGTATCTGGTCTGGCGCGGTGCCGCCTGGTGGGTCACTGCTGGTCGGACAGTTGCCCCGATGGACTCGACCTTTCAGCTCATGGGTGGTGGGCCGTTTGGCTCGATCGGCGCCCTCTGGAGCTGGGTCGTCGCCGTCATTGCCTGCGCCGCTATCGTCATCGGTCTTTATTTTGGCCGCCGCCAACGCCGCCGGTTCAATTTTCCGCAACGCCCCGTCTGGGCGGAGGTCGCGCTCGCAGTGATCGGTTGCGGCGCCACAGTCGGCGCAGTCGCTGTCGCCAATGCTTATCCTTGGCCAACCCGGATCGCGGAGAACTTCGCCAATGCCAATGGCATGACGGTGCCCGAAAACGGGCTTTTTGTCTCCCACGGTATTGCCATTCCGGTTTTGATCGCGGTTGGCGTCGGCGTCGCAATGACCTTTCTCACCACGCGCACCCGCTTCGGCCGCTATGTCTACGCCATGGGCGGCAATCCGGAAGCCGCCGAGCTGGCCGGCATCAACACGCGCTGGGTGACCGTCAAGATTTTCATGCTGATGGGTGGTCTCTGCGCCATCGCAGCGGCCATCTCCACAGCACGTCTCAATGCGGCAACCAACGCCTTGGGCACGCTGGACGAGCTGTATGTGATTGCGGCAGCTGTGATCGGCGGCACTTCGCTGGCCGGCGGCGTCGGTACAGTGGCCGGCGCATTGCTGGGCGCTTTGGTGATGCAGTCGCTGCAATCGGGCATGGTGCTCATGGGTATAGACAGCCCTCTGCAATCGATCGTCGTCGGTATCGTTCTCGTCTTCGCGGTATGGCTCGACACGCTGTATCGCCGGAACAAGCATTAG
- a CDS encoding ROK family transcriptional regulator, whose amino-acid sequence MTRSVGDSDSVRRQNRGLLLSALRASGPQSRTALASNTGLSHASVTAIMQDLIAQGLVEDLVGSERNDLRSRGRPATMVGFRRNAAFVVLIELDVNKLRLSLVDYAGVLVDRVESEISPHTFRDRSAQSVLGEKLHFLLSRTPGATSVLRRIAISVQGILDRDGSGLKWSPIAALAGQNFADSLAEEWALPVTLYKRGRLLAEGARWLDPTLLEASVATVFVGSTVAMGLSLHGQIMGRGDDGATEFGHMNHIPNGALCRCGMRGCIEAYAADYGVLRTSFSVPETAAPAPAVPSQQYESLIQRAEIGDRTVTHGFNLAGRAIGYGLSRMLAMFDPSHVLIVGPGARALALMLPEIESALTSSLVCKINGMPRIMGHLDEKEPIFRGLMMKTLNDIDQNAFAGLASAQRATN is encoded by the coding sequence TTGACGCGTTCGGTCGGCGATAGTGACAGCGTCCGGCGCCAGAACCGGGGCCTGCTGCTGAGCGCGTTGCGCGCCTCGGGGCCGCAATCGCGTACGGCCCTGGCCAGCAACACAGGGCTCAGCCACGCCAGCGTGACAGCGATCATGCAGGACCTCATTGCCCAAGGCCTTGTTGAAGACCTTGTCGGCAGCGAGCGCAACGACTTGCGGAGCCGCGGTCGGCCGGCCACGATGGTGGGGTTTCGTCGTAACGCAGCCTTTGTCGTTCTGATCGAGCTGGACGTGAACAAGCTGCGGCTGTCACTGGTCGATTATGCCGGTGTCTTGGTTGATCGCGTCGAAAGCGAAATTTCGCCTCATACCTTCCGCGATCGTAGTGCGCAGAGCGTGCTGGGCGAAAAGCTACACTTCCTGCTTTCCCGCACCCCGGGAGCGACAAGCGTCTTGCGACGCATCGCCATTTCGGTGCAGGGCATTCTCGACCGCGACGGTAGTGGGTTGAAGTGGTCGCCGATCGCAGCGCTGGCAGGCCAGAACTTCGCTGATAGCCTGGCCGAAGAATGGGCGCTGCCCGTCACGCTATACAAGCGTGGCCGCCTCCTTGCCGAGGGCGCTCGATGGCTTGATCCGACGTTGCTTGAGGCCAGTGTCGCCACCGTCTTCGTAGGCTCGACCGTGGCCATGGGCCTGAGCCTGCATGGCCAAATCATGGGGCGCGGGGACGATGGCGCTACGGAGTTTGGTCACATGAACCACATTCCAAACGGAGCGCTTTGCCGCTGCGGCATGCGTGGTTGCATCGAGGCCTATGCTGCCGATTATGGCGTGTTGCGAACGTCCTTCTCTGTGCCGGAAACGGCAGCCCCAGCCCCTGCTGTGCCGTCTCAGCAATATGAATCGCTGATCCAGCGCGCCGAAATCGGTGACCGGACGGTGACGCATGGTTTCAACCTGGCGGGACGAGCCATCGGTTATGGCCTGTCCCGTATGCTGGCCATGTTTGATCCCAGCCATGTCCTCATCGTCGGCCCAGGCGCTCGCGCGCTTGCCCTGATGCTGCCGGAGATCGAAAGCGCGCTGACCTCGTCGCTGGTTTGCAAGATCAACGGCATGCCCCGCATCATGGGTCATCTCGACGAGAAAGAGCCCATCTTCCGCGGCCTGATGATGAAGACGCTCAACGATATTGACCAAAACGCCTTTGCGGGGCTCGCCTCGGCGCAACGTGCGACAAACTAG
- the cysN gene encoding sulfate adenylyltransferase subunit CysN, translated as MSVAIATANTDLDLWLAQQTEKSLLRFLTCGSVDDGKSTLIGRLLYDSQLILDDQLASLKKESHNRSVGDEGIDFSLLVDGLVAEREQGITIDVAYRFFSTDKRKFIVADTPGHEQYTRNMATGASNADLALVLIDARKGVLTQTRRHSFILSLIGVKHVVLVINKIDLVDYDKTVFDTIVAEYRAFAEPLGFKTLAAIPVSALRGDNILAPSARTPWYDGAALVPYLETIEVAEDHSERQFRFPVQWVNRPNLDFRGFSGTIASGAVKVGDDILIASSRKPAVVKQIVTMDGDLPGAIAGQAVTLVLDREVDISRGDLLSHPGQTPEFSNQFQARLIWMNDEPAFPGRSYLLKIGAQLVPATITDLKYRTNVNTLEQSAATKIDLNEVATVALATDKPIAFDPYAANPLTGGFIMIDRLTNATLAAGTIEYGLRRAQNLTYQSFDVNRDVRARQKGQTPGIVWFTGLSGSGKSSIANLLEKRLTAEGRHAYILDGDNVRHGLNKDLGFTEAARVENIRRVAEVARLMADAGLIVLVSFISPFEKERRLAREIAGDIDFTEVYVDTPLAVCEARDPKGLYRKARAGEIKNFTGIDSPFEVPGNPELVLHGADREPAELADQLRDWLKL; from the coding sequence ATGAGCGTCGCCATCGCCACCGCAAATACCGACCTCGATCTTTGGCTTGCCCAGCAGACGGAGAAATCGCTTCTGCGTTTTCTAACCTGCGGCTCGGTCGATGACGGCAAATCAACCCTGATCGGCCGCCTACTATACGACAGCCAGCTTATTCTGGACGACCAATTGGCGAGCCTGAAGAAGGAAAGCCATAATCGCAGCGTCGGCGACGAAGGCATCGATTTCTCCCTGTTGGTCGATGGTCTCGTTGCCGAGCGCGAGCAGGGCATCACTATCGATGTCGCCTATCGCTTCTTTTCGACCGACAAGCGCAAGTTCATCGTCGCCGATACCCCGGGTCATGAACAATATACCCGCAATATGGCGACCGGCGCATCCAACGCCGATCTGGCTCTGGTGCTGATTGATGCGCGCAAGGGCGTGCTGACCCAGACCCGACGTCATTCCTTCATTCTGTCTCTGATCGGGGTGAAGCATGTCGTGCTCGTCATCAACAAGATTGACCTCGTCGACTACGACAAGACGGTTTTCGATACGATCGTGGCAGAATATAGGGCCTTTGCCGAGCCTCTTGGCTTCAAGACCCTGGCCGCAATACCGGTGTCGGCCCTGCGCGGTGACAACATCCTTGCGCCCAGCGCGCGGACACCTTGGTATGATGGCGCGGCCCTCGTGCCATATCTCGAAACCATCGAGGTTGCCGAGGATCACTCGGAGCGACAGTTCCGTTTTCCCGTGCAATGGGTCAATCGGCCCAATCTCGACTTCCGTGGCTTCTCGGGCACCATCGCATCCGGCGCGGTCAAAGTCGGTGACGACATCCTGATTGCCTCTTCACGCAAGCCTGCTGTGGTAAAACAGATCGTCACCATGGACGGCGATCTTCCAGGGGCCATTGCCGGACAAGCGGTGACATTGGTTCTCGACAGGGAAGTGGATATTTCACGGGGAGACTTGCTCTCCCATCCTGGCCAGACACCGGAGTTTTCCAACCAGTTCCAGGCGCGGCTAATCTGGATGAACGACGAACCGGCTTTCCCGGGCCGCTCCTACCTGCTCAAGATTGGCGCGCAATTGGTGCCGGCCACGATCACCGATCTCAAATATCGCACCAATGTGAACACGCTCGAACAGAGCGCGGCGACAAAGATCGATCTCAACGAGGTCGCCACGGTTGCCCTGGCGACGGACAAGCCGATCGCCTTCGACCCCTACGCCGCCAATCCGTTGACGGGCGGCTTCATTATGATCGACCGTTTGACCAATGCGACATTGGCCGCCGGCACAATTGAATATGGTCTTCGCCGGGCGCAGAACCTGACCTATCAGAGCTTCGACGTGAACCGCGACGTGCGGGCTCGCCAGAAGGGGCAGACACCAGGCATCGTCTGGTTCACGGGGCTTTCCGGTTCGGGCAAGTCCTCCATCGCCAACCTTCTGGAAAAACGGCTTACGGCCGAAGGGCGCCACGCCTATATCCTTGATGGCGACAACGTTCGCCACGGGCTGAACAAAGACCTCGGCTTTACCGAAGCAGCGCGCGTCGAGAACATTCGTCGCGTGGCGGAAGTGGCGCGGCTGATGGCTGATGCCGGTCTGATCGTGCTCGTGTCATTCATCTCCCCATTCGAAAAGGAACGCCGACTGGCCCGTGAGATTGCCGGGGATATCGACTTTACTGAAGTTTACGTCGATACGCCGCTTGCAGTGTGCGAAGCGCGTGATCCGAAGGGTCTCTATCGCAAGGCCAGGGCAGGAGAGATCAAGAATTTTACCGGCATCGATTCTCCCTTCGAGGTGCCGGGCAATCCAGAACTGGTTCTACATGGCGCCGACCGCGAGCCTGCCGAATTGGCCGATCAACTGCGCGACTGGCTAAAGCTCTAG
- the xylF gene encoding D-xylose ABC transporter substrate-binding protein — MNKFAAVLLASTVLFGSAIAQDQITVGVSWNNFQEERWKTDEGAIKAALEAAGAQYISADAQSSASKQLTDIESLISQGADAIIVLAQDSDAIEPAVAAAVAEGIPVVGYDRLIENPDAFYLTFDNKEVGRMQARGVFEVQPEGNYVFIKGNSADPNADFLFEGQMEVLQEAIDSGAIVNVGEAYTDNWNPEVAQGNMEQFLTANDNNVDAVVASNDGTAGGAIAALTAQGLAGSVPVSGQDGDHAALNRIALGTQTVSVWKDARELGKKAAEIALELAGGTALDGVTDAVKFSDGPNGVEMNAVLLPPVPITQDNLNVVIDAGWVSKDVVCQGVTAGSVAACN; from the coding sequence ATGAATAAGTTTGCAGCGGTCCTGCTTGCCTCGACCGTGTTGTTCGGTTCGGCGATCGCTCAGGATCAGATCACTGTCGGCGTCAGCTGGAACAACTTTCAGGAAGAACGCTGGAAGACCGACGAAGGCGCCATCAAGGCAGCCCTAGAAGCTGCCGGCGCGCAATACATCTCTGCCGACGCTCAGTCGTCTGCGTCCAAGCAACTCACCGACATCGAAAGTCTGATCAGCCAGGGTGCCGACGCCATCATCGTCCTGGCGCAGGATAGCGACGCCATCGAGCCGGCTGTAGCTGCGGCCGTTGCCGAGGGTATTCCGGTGGTCGGCTATGACCGCCTGATCGAAAATCCGGACGCCTTCTACCTTACCTTCGACAACAAGGAGGTGGGGCGCATGCAGGCACGCGGCGTATTCGAAGTGCAGCCTGAGGGCAATTACGTCTTCATCAAAGGCAATTCGGCCGATCCCAATGCCGATTTCCTCTTCGAAGGCCAGATGGAAGTCCTGCAGGAGGCCATCGATTCCGGCGCTATTGTTAATGTCGGCGAAGCCTATACCGACAACTGGAATCCCGAAGTTGCCCAAGGCAATATGGAACAATTCCTTACAGCCAACGACAACAATGTTGATGCCGTGGTGGCCTCGAACGACGGCACAGCAGGCGGCGCGATCGCTGCACTGACGGCCCAGGGCCTGGCTGGTTCTGTTCCCGTTTCGGGCCAGGATGGCGACCATGCCGCACTAAATCGCATTGCGCTTGGCACGCAGACTGTTTCGGTCTGGAAAGACGCTCGCGAGCTTGGCAAGAAGGCCGCTGAAATCGCCCTTGAACTCGCCGGCGGCACCGCGCTGGATGGCGTGACCGACGCCGTCAAGTTCTCCGATGGTCCCAACGGCGTGGAAATGAATGCCGTGCTGCTGCCGCCCGTGCCGATCACCCAGGACAATCTCAACGTCGTCATCGATGCCGGCTGGGTGTCCAAGGATGTCGTCTGCCAAGGCGTGACCGCAGGCTCGGTCGCCGCCTGTAACTGA